A genomic stretch from Sphingorhabdus pulchriflava includes:
- a CDS encoding spinster family MFS transporter has product MTLSAAGDAESIENASAQEGKSATGYSWYVLTVLVIVYILNFIDRQIVSILAVDIKADLGLTDSDMGFLGGAAFAVFYALFGIPLGRLADNWNRVKLLSIGLALWSLMTALSGFARNQVELTLARMGVGVGEATASPTAYSLISDYFPKRQRATALAIYSSGLYLGGGVSLFIGALIVKAWNDAYPVDAPMGLVGWQAAFLAVGIPGVLLALWVASLREPVRGAMDGVATASSPTPFRAFVSDLSMIVPPFTIWGAWQRGPAAFLINIATGSAIAAFAWWMIKLTGNLPQWSAVGFGYYAVFSWASALRARDPATFKLIWGTPAFICTTLGYGLVSLAAYALSFWSAPYAEIVLKLPKAELAFILGANGALSGFLGVIIGGRMADALRMRNPAGRILMIILGVVGPIIPIWIGYTTENSTLFYTMNFVAGMLGATALGAAAATTQDLVLPRMRGTATAAFFLGTTLVGLSFGPYMVGQISDLAGTMVDGKLVGDLRVGILSLIAVAPIALGLLIAAYRMVPSAERTLVARAREAGEPV; this is encoded by the coding sequence ATGACGTTGAGCGCAGCAGGCGATGCAGAGTCGATCGAAAACGCCAGCGCCCAGGAGGGAAAGTCAGCGACGGGTTATAGCTGGTATGTCCTCACCGTCCTTGTCATCGTCTATATCCTCAACTTCATCGACCGGCAGATCGTCAGCATCCTCGCCGTTGATATCAAGGCCGATCTGGGCCTGACCGATTCCGATATGGGCTTTCTGGGCGGGGCCGCCTTTGCGGTCTTCTACGCGCTGTTTGGCATTCCGCTTGGTCGCTTGGCCGACAATTGGAATCGGGTGAAATTGCTCTCGATCGGGCTGGCTCTATGGTCGCTGATGACGGCTTTATCGGGATTTGCACGCAATCAGGTTGAACTAACGCTGGCGCGCATGGGCGTCGGTGTCGGTGAAGCAACCGCGAGCCCCACTGCGTACTCACTGATTTCAGATTATTTCCCCAAGCGCCAACGCGCCACCGCGCTCGCCATCTATTCGTCGGGTCTGTATCTGGGCGGCGGCGTTTCGCTGTTCATTGGTGCCCTGATCGTCAAGGCTTGGAACGATGCCTATCCCGTCGATGCCCCGATGGGGCTGGTTGGATGGCAAGCAGCCTTTCTGGCGGTCGGCATTCCAGGCGTGCTGCTTGCACTTTGGGTTGCCAGTCTGCGCGAGCCGGTCCGCGGCGCGATGGATGGCGTTGCGACCGCAAGCTCGCCTACGCCCTTCCGCGCCTTCGTCAGCGATCTGTCGATGATCGTCCCGCCTTTCACAATCTGGGGTGCATGGCAGCGCGGCCCCGCCGCTTTCCTGATCAACATTGCAACGGGCAGCGCGATTGCCGCTTTTGCCTGGTGGATGATCAAGTTGACCGGCAATTTGCCACAATGGTCGGCGGTCGGCTTTGGCTATTATGCGGTGTTCTCATGGGCCTCGGCGCTGCGCGCGCGTGACCCGGCGACATTCAAGCTGATCTGGGGTACGCCCGCCTTTATCTGTACCACGCTGGGTTATGGCCTTGTCTCGCTGGCGGCTTATGCGTTGAGCTTCTGGTCAGCGCCCTATGCCGAAATCGTTCTGAAGCTGCCCAAGGCGGAACTGGCTTTCATCCTGGGCGCCAATGGCGCATTGAGCGGTTTCCTGGGCGTCATCATCGGCGGCCGGATGGCCGATGCGTTGCGGATGAGAAATCCCGCAGGCCGGATATTGATGATCATCTTGGGCGTGGTTGGCCCGATCATCCCGATCTGGATCGGCTATACCACTGAAAATTCGACGCTGTTCTACACGATGAATTTTGTTGCCGGCATGCTGGGTGCTACCGCGCTGGGTGCCGCCGCAGCAACCACGCAGGATCTGGTTTTGCCCCGTATGCGTGGCACAGCGACGGCTGCCTTCTTCCTTGGCACGACTTTGGTTGGCCTGTCCTTTGGCCCCTATATGGTCGGGCAAATTTCCGACCTTGCGGGTACAATGGTCGACGGCAAACTGGTTGGCGACCTGCGCGTTGGCATATTGTCGCTTATCGCCGTAGCCCCGATCGCGCTCGGATTGCTGATTGCGGCCTACCGCATGGTTCCCTCAGCAGAGCGCACCTTGGTCGCTCGGGCGCGCGAAGCGGGTGAGCCAGTTTAA